The following proteins come from a genomic window of Pyxidicoccus sp. MSG2:
- a CDS encoding inositol monophosphatase family protein has product MSQDTPATLRRTAEEGARLAGRILADRFLGERTIEYKGGIDLVTDADRASEEALLAFIRERHPTHAILAEESGASEGTNHLRWLVDPLDGTTNYAHRVPHFCVSVAVEGPGGVLAGAVYDPMLDELFSAARGEGGTLNGRPLRASNVATLHEALLCTGFPYDVRERPEGPVGLFNRFILRAQGMRRTGSAAMDLAYVAAGRFDGFFEFGLKPWDIAAGSLLVEEAGGVIRHVTGAPFSVLRGDVIAAAPALAPELLAEAKRFVDDLGWKPKG; this is encoded by the coding sequence ATGTCCCAGGACACGCCCGCCACCTTGCGCCGCACCGCGGAGGAGGGCGCCCGCCTCGCCGGCCGCATCCTCGCCGACCGCTTCCTGGGCGAGCGCACGATTGAGTACAAGGGCGGCATCGACCTGGTGACGGACGCGGACAGGGCGTCGGAGGAGGCACTGCTGGCCTTCATCCGCGAGCGCCATCCGACGCACGCCATCCTCGCCGAGGAGAGCGGCGCCAGCGAGGGCACCAACCACCTGCGCTGGCTGGTGGACCCGCTGGACGGCACCACCAACTACGCGCACCGCGTGCCGCACTTCTGCGTCAGCGTCGCCGTGGAGGGCCCCGGCGGCGTGCTGGCCGGCGCCGTCTATGACCCGATGCTGGACGAGCTCTTCTCCGCCGCACGAGGGGAGGGCGGCACGCTGAATGGCCGTCCGCTGCGCGCCAGCAACGTCGCCACGCTGCACGAGGCGCTGTTGTGCACGGGCTTCCCCTACGACGTGCGCGAGCGCCCGGAGGGGCCGGTGGGCCTCTTCAACCGCTTCATCCTCCGCGCCCAGGGAATGCGCCGCACCGGCAGCGCCGCCATGGACCTGGCCTACGTGGCCGCGGGCCGCTTCGATGGCTTCTTCGAGTTCGGCCTCAAGCCGTGGGACATCGCCGCGGGCTCGCTGCTGGTGGAGGAGGCTGGCGGCGTCATCCGCCACGTCACCGGCGCGCCCTTCAGCGTGCTGCGCGGGGACGTGATTGCCGCCGCGCCAGCGCTCGCGCCGGAGTTGCTGGCCGAGGCGAAGCGCTTCGTGGATGACCTCGGCTGGAAGCCGAAGGGCTAG
- a CDS encoding TlpA disulfide reductase family protein, which produces MRARPSLAVLVAALSLAGCAKSQMPPLTSPAPSGGGAATTPEARTGAPLEFKVKRYPGGELYDLSSDRGSVVLLDVWATWCEPCRDALPFYENLAREYAGRGLKIYALSVDEDARAIAPFLQETKVGLPILLDENAQVAERTLKVKGMPTTFYIDRRGVVRHFEEGFAEEFLTRYQSHIEALLAEPAP; this is translated from the coding sequence ATGCGCGCGCGTCCTTCCCTTGCCGTTCTCGTCGCGGCCCTCTCGCTCGCCGGGTGCGCGAAGTCGCAGATGCCGCCGCTCACCAGCCCCGCCCCCAGCGGTGGCGGCGCGGCGACGACGCCGGAGGCCCGCACGGGGGCTCCGCTGGAGTTCAAGGTGAAGCGCTACCCGGGCGGCGAGCTGTATGACCTCTCCAGCGACAGGGGCAGCGTGGTGCTGCTGGACGTGTGGGCCACGTGGTGCGAGCCGTGCCGGGACGCGCTGCCCTTCTATGAAAACCTCGCGCGCGAGTACGCCGGCCGCGGCCTCAAGATCTACGCGCTCAGCGTGGACGAGGACGCGCGCGCGATTGCGCCCTTCCTGCAGGAGACGAAGGTGGGGCTGCCCATCCTCCTGGACGAGAATGCCCAGGTGGCCGAGCGCACGCTGAAGGTGAAGGGCATGCCCACCACCTTCTACATCGACCGCCGCGGCGTGGTGCGCCACTTCGAGGAGGGCTTCGCCGAGGAGTTCCTCACGCGCTACCAGTCGCACATCGAGGCGCTGCTCGCCGAGCCCGCGCCGTAG
- the mpl gene encoding UDP-N-acetylmuramate:L-alanyl-gamma-D-glutamyl-meso-diaminopimelate ligase, whose translation MADDNGNVLETLEPGSVRRIHLVGVAGTGMGSFAGMLKAAGYEVTGSDENVYPPMSDMLRTWGIPASSPYRPENLDAAKPDLVIIGNVIRRVNPEATAVRERGLKQMSFPAALGSLFLDRAHSVVVAGTHGKTTTSSLMAHVLVEAGKDPSFLVGGVTQNYAGNYRVGKGPHFVVEGDEYDTAYWDKGSKFLHYRPRTAILTSVEFDHADIFRDLPHYEATFEKFVRLIPKDGQLVVCAAYPNAVKLSREGCQGRVVTYVAKEGADADYTPRGVSFSAAGARFDVVERGQVLGTVDLPMGGLHNVENALSVIAAARGLGLSFEEIRKGLSTFSGVKRRQEVRGEPGGIMVVDDFAHHPTAVRETIAAVHNRYPERRLWAIFEPRSNTSRRNIHQEDYAHAFTGAARASLKVPERHDKVPVGEELDVRKLVADLQAQGIAAEGSTDVQAMVDLVARESRPGDVLLVMSNGAFGGFIDKLLAALKARLGA comes from the coding sequence ATGGCTGACGACAACGGAAACGTCCTCGAGACTCTCGAACCCGGCAGTGTGCGCCGCATCCACCTGGTGGGCGTGGCCGGCACCGGCATGGGTTCCTTCGCGGGCATGCTCAAGGCCGCCGGCTACGAAGTCACCGGCAGCGACGAGAATGTCTACCCGCCCATGAGCGACATGCTCAGGACGTGGGGCATCCCCGCCTCCTCGCCCTACCGTCCGGAGAACCTGGACGCGGCGAAGCCGGACCTCGTCATCATCGGCAACGTCATCCGCCGGGTGAATCCGGAGGCCACCGCCGTGCGCGAGCGCGGCCTCAAGCAGATGAGCTTCCCCGCCGCGCTGGGCTCGCTCTTCCTGGACCGCGCGCACTCGGTGGTGGTGGCCGGCACGCACGGCAAGACGACGACGTCCTCGCTCATGGCCCACGTGCTGGTGGAGGCCGGGAAGGACCCGTCCTTCCTCGTGGGCGGCGTCACCCAGAACTATGCGGGCAACTACCGCGTGGGGAAGGGGCCGCACTTCGTCGTCGAGGGCGACGAGTACGACACCGCGTACTGGGACAAGGGCTCCAAGTTCCTCCACTACCGGCCGCGTACCGCCATCCTCACCAGCGTGGAGTTCGACCACGCGGACATCTTCCGGGACTTGCCCCACTACGAGGCCACCTTCGAGAAGTTCGTCCGGCTCATCCCGAAGGACGGGCAGCTCGTCGTCTGCGCCGCGTACCCCAACGCCGTGAAGCTCTCTCGCGAGGGCTGCCAGGGCCGCGTGGTGACGTATGTGGCGAAGGAGGGCGCGGACGCGGACTACACGCCGCGCGGCGTGTCCTTCAGCGCCGCGGGCGCGCGCTTCGACGTGGTGGAGCGCGGGCAGGTGCTGGGCACGGTGGACCTGCCCATGGGCGGTCTGCACAACGTGGAGAACGCGCTGAGCGTCATCGCCGCGGCGCGCGGCCTGGGCCTGTCCTTCGAGGAGATTCGCAAGGGCCTGTCGACGTTCAGCGGCGTGAAGCGCCGGCAGGAGGTGCGCGGCGAGCCCGGCGGCATCATGGTGGTGGACGACTTCGCGCACCACCCCACCGCGGTGCGGGAGACCATCGCCGCCGTCCACAACCGCTACCCCGAGCGGCGGCTGTGGGCCATCTTCGAGCCGCGCTCCAACACCAGCCGTCGCAACATCCACCAGGAGGACTACGCCCACGCCTTCACCGGCGCGGCCCGCGCCAGCCTCAAGGTGCCCGAGCGCCACGACAAGGTGCCCGTCGGTGAGGAACTGGATGTCCGCAAACTCGTCGCGGACCTCCAGGCCCAGGGCATCGCCGCGGAGGGCTCCACGGACGTGCAGGCGATGGTGGACCTGGTGGCCCGCGAGTCCCGCCCCGGTGACGTGCTGCTCGTCATGAGCAACGGCGCCTTCGGCGGCTTCATCGACAAGTTGCTCGCGGCCCTCAAGGCCCGGCTGGGAGCCTGA
- a CDS encoding serine hydrolase domain-containing protein produces MSGSPHPIAILQTVLDDACKIGVFPAAQAIVLHRGVQVFGHVAGKVSGDTRFDLASVTKVLSTTALFLRLWTEGKVGPDTHVSRFFPGSPVGDAGATVADLLYHRSGLPPFVPFFAQALTAHPELLDADCPSVMRARVREEVIQAAAATPLAAAPRTRTAYSDVGFILLGEILSRAANSPLDTLFTRYIAEPLGLSARFHRLTDFPADSTPAPTGATRPREPAPGQEGLWKDVPTQPTRPGEVDDDNAWVMDGVAGHAGLFGTAVDVARFGQAVLDGCAGGAAIAPGPLWHRLLATDSLVEGSTRSMGFDSPSATLSSAGHYIGNTPPGAVGHLGFTGTSLWVDLRRSLVVALVTNRVANGRNELRIRDFRPVFHDLVVEALDLTDLKQGTHG; encoded by the coding sequence ATGAGCGGCAGTCCCCACCCCATCGCGATTCTTCAAACCGTCCTCGACGACGCCTGCAAGATTGGCGTCTTCCCCGCGGCGCAGGCCATCGTCCTGCACCGGGGCGTCCAGGTCTTCGGCCACGTGGCCGGCAAGGTCTCCGGCGACACGCGCTTCGACCTTGCCTCCGTCACCAAGGTGCTCAGCACCACGGCCCTCTTCCTGCGCCTGTGGACGGAGGGCAAGGTGGGCCCGGACACGCACGTGTCCCGCTTCTTCCCCGGCTCGCCCGTGGGTGACGCGGGCGCCACCGTGGCGGACCTGCTCTACCACCGCTCGGGCCTGCCGCCCTTCGTGCCCTTCTTCGCCCAGGCGCTCACCGCGCACCCGGAGTTGCTCGACGCGGACTGTCCGTCCGTCATGCGTGCCCGCGTCCGCGAGGAGGTCATCCAGGCCGCCGCCGCCACGCCGCTCGCTGCCGCGCCGCGCACCCGCACCGCGTACAGCGACGTGGGCTTCATCCTCCTCGGCGAAATCCTCTCCCGCGCCGCCAATTCCCCGCTGGATACGCTCTTCACGCGCTACATCGCCGAGCCGCTCGGCCTGTCCGCGCGCTTCCACCGCCTCACGGACTTCCCCGCCGACTCCACCCCCGCGCCCACCGGTGCCACGCGTCCCCGCGAGCCCGCGCCGGGTCAGGAGGGGCTGTGGAAGGATGTGCCCACGCAGCCCACGCGGCCCGGTGAGGTCGACGACGACAACGCCTGGGTGATGGATGGCGTGGCCGGACACGCGGGCCTCTTCGGCACCGCGGTGGACGTGGCCCGCTTCGGGCAGGCCGTGCTGGACGGGTGCGCTGGCGGCGCCGCGATTGCGCCCGGCCCATTGTGGCACCGCCTGCTGGCCACGGACTCGCTCGTGGAGGGCAGCACCCGCTCCATGGGCTTCGACTCGCCCTCGGCCACCCTGTCGAGCGCGGGCCACTACATCGGCAACACGCCGCCCGGGGCCGTGGGGCACCTGGGCTTCACCGGCACCAGTCTCTGGGTGGACCTGCGCCGCTCGCTGGTGGTGGCGCTCGTCACCAACCGCGTGGCCAACGGCCGCAACGAATTGCGCATCCGCGACTTCCGACCCGTCTTCCACGACCTCGTCGTGGAGGCGCTCGACCTCACCGACTTGAAGCAGGGAACGCATGGCTGA
- a CDS encoding S66 peptidase family protein has protein sequence MKRDVRWLKPLSLRPRDTVHVVAPASAFDRPGFEVGLAVLAERYTPVHRPDIFSSHRYLAGEDARRTEELSRALLDREARAIFCARGGYGSARLLPDLPLADAPPSAFCGFSDLTSVHGAMQVLGRVSIHAPVLTQLGRQPVEVRDYLFRLLESPEAPPPLTGTATYVPGMAEGHLVGGNLSVLSRLIGTPYMPPLDGAVLLLEDVTERPYRIDRMWTHLRLAGVFSRVRGIVLGDFTSCEERNADYSSADVLRELAREAGLPCAAGFPIGHGDLNYPVALGTQVRLDADAARLTFLEGAVRA, from the coding sequence ATGAAGCGCGACGTGCGTTGGCTCAAGCCCCTCTCGCTTCGTCCCCGCGACACCGTTCACGTCGTCGCCCCCGCCTCCGCCTTCGACCGCCCCGGCTTCGAGGTGGGCCTCGCCGTCCTCGCGGAGCGCTACACCCCTGTCCACCGTCCCGACATCTTCTCTTCGCACCGCTACCTCGCGGGAGAGGACGCCCGGCGCACGGAGGAACTCTCCCGCGCGCTGCTGGACCGCGAGGCCCGCGCCATCTTCTGCGCCCGCGGCGGCTACGGTAGCGCCCGCCTCCTGCCGGACCTGCCGCTCGCGGACGCCCCGCCGAGCGCCTTCTGCGGCTTCTCCGACCTCACCTCCGTCCATGGCGCCATGCAGGTGCTCGGCCGCGTCTCCATCCACGCGCCCGTCCTCACGCAGCTCGGCCGGCAGCCGGTGGAGGTTCGCGACTACCTCTTCCGCCTCCTCGAGTCCCCCGAGGCTCCGCCGCCGCTGACGGGCACCGCCACCTACGTGCCTGGCATGGCGGAGGGCCACCTCGTCGGCGGCAACCTCTCCGTCCTCTCCCGGCTCATCGGCACGCCGTACATGCCGCCGCTCGACGGCGCGGTGCTCCTGCTGGAGGACGTCACCGAGCGCCCGTACCGCATCGACCGCATGTGGACGCACCTGCGCCTGGCGGGCGTCTTCTCTCGCGTGCGCGGCATCGTCCTGGGCGACTTCACCTCGTGCGAGGAGAGGAACGCGGACTACTCCAGCGCGGACGTGCTCCGCGAGCTGGCGAGGGAGGCGGGCCTGCCCTGCGCCGCCGGCTTCCCCATCGGCCACGGTGACCTCAACTACCCCGTCGCCCTGGGCACCCAGGTGCGGTTGGACGCGGACGCCGCGCGCCTCACCTTCCTCGAAGGAGCCGTGCGCGCATGA
- a CDS encoding RsmB/NOP family class I SAM-dependent RNA methyltransferase gives MASEAIAQVLAGSPAERVLDRTLRDHRHLSREQRQALKEAVYNVGLWRRRLGFLLGREDATPPFLLYALLHGLSGVPAAEAATLAGLGAGPPPVLNPGEPPTLALRASLPDWLADHFARELGPEADAFCAHLNVPGPITLRANPLRTSREALAQRLLTEGVTTRPGPWSPLALHVEGPRPNLYGLPSLREGLFEVQDEGSQLLGLLVEARPGETVLDLCAGAGGKTLLLGAELKDAGRLMAYDPDPERLDRLLQRSSRAGLTHVQVLRKPPEPGLDADRVLVDAPCSELGSLRRGPDLRFRASPDVLAHFPPLQQDILQHAGDLVRPGGRLVYATCTVNRAENEDLVTAFLAARPEFHLVRPGAGWLAPACVRDGFLFVTPHRHGTDAFFAAVMERSAG, from the coding sequence ATTGCCTCGGAGGCCATTGCCCAGGTGCTCGCCGGCTCCCCGGCCGAGCGCGTCCTCGACCGCACCCTCCGAGACCACCGCCACCTCTCCCGGGAGCAGCGCCAGGCCCTCAAGGAGGCCGTCTACAACGTCGGCCTCTGGCGCCGCCGCCTTGGCTTCCTCCTGGGGCGCGAGGACGCCACGCCCCCCTTCCTCCTCTACGCCCTGCTGCACGGCCTCTCCGGAGTCCCCGCCGCCGAGGCGGCCACCCTGGCCGGCCTGGGGGCGGGGCCACCCCCGGTCCTGAACCCCGGGGAGCCCCCCACGCTCGCCCTCCGGGCCTCCCTGCCGGACTGGCTCGCCGACCACTTCGCCCGCGAGCTGGGTCCCGAGGCCGACGCCTTCTGCGCTCACCTCAACGTCCCCGGCCCCATCACCCTCCGCGCCAACCCGCTGCGTACGTCGCGCGAGGCCCTCGCGCAGCGCCTCCTCACCGAGGGCGTCACCACCCGCCCCGGCCCGTGGAGCCCCCTCGCGCTCCACGTCGAGGGCCCGCGCCCCAACCTCTACGGTCTTCCCTCCCTGAGGGAGGGCCTCTTCGAGGTCCAGGACGAGGGCAGCCAGCTCCTCGGGCTCCTGGTGGAGGCCCGCCCCGGGGAGACGGTGCTGGACCTGTGTGCCGGTGCCGGTGGCAAGACGCTGCTGCTGGGCGCGGAGCTGAAGGACGCCGGCCGGCTGATGGCCTACGACCCGGACCCCGAGCGACTCGACCGGCTCCTCCAGCGCAGCTCCCGCGCCGGCCTCACCCACGTTCAGGTGCTCCGCAAGCCGCCCGAGCCCGGGCTCGACGCCGACCGTGTCCTCGTGGACGCGCCGTGCTCGGAGCTGGGCTCCCTGCGCCGCGGTCCCGATCTGCGCTTCCGCGCCAGCCCGGACGTGCTCGCCCACTTCCCTCCGCTGCAGCAGGACATCCTCCAGCACGCGGGAGACCTGGTGCGTCCCGGCGGCCGGCTCGTCTACGCCACCTGCACGGTGAACCGCGCGGAGAACGAGGACCTCGTCACGGCGTTCCTCGCCGCGCGGCCCGAGTTCCACCTCGTGCGTCCGGGCGCGGGCTGGCTTGCGCCCGCATGTGTCCGGGACGGGTTCCTCTTCGTCACGCCGCACCGCCACGGCACGGACGCCTTCTTCGCCGCCGTCATGGAGCGGTCGGCCGGGTAG